The following coding sequences lie in one uncultured Mailhella sp. genomic window:
- a CDS encoding 4Fe-4S binding protein: MLRRIIHINEDACTGCGLCASACHEGAIVMQDGKARLVRDDYCDGLGDCLPACPAGAISFDFREADAYDESAVKAHLEQSGRTLHVEPAGEETSELRFWPVQIKLAPLSAPYFQNADLLIAADCTAYAFADFHRRFMRGRVTLIGCPKLDAVNYAEKLGEILRQNSVRSITVVRMDVPCCGGMELAVQKAVAACGRNIPCEVVTIARNGNILPAAPKLRPLL, translated from the coding sequence ATGCTCAGAAGAATCATCCATATCAATGAAGACGCCTGCACCGGCTGCGGCCTGTGCGCCTCCGCCTGCCACGAAGGAGCCATCGTCATGCAGGACGGCAAGGCCCGTCTCGTGCGCGACGACTACTGCGACGGCCTCGGCGACTGCCTGCCCGCCTGTCCTGCCGGAGCCATTTCCTTCGACTTCCGCGAGGCCGACGCCTACGACGAAAGCGCCGTGAAAGCCCATCTGGAACAGTCCGGACGCACCCTGCACGTCGAACCCGCGGGCGAAGAAACGTCGGAACTGCGCTTCTGGCCCGTGCAGATCAAACTTGCGCCCCTCTCCGCGCCCTATTTCCAGAACGCCGACCTGCTCATCGCCGCCGACTGCACCGCCTACGCCTTCGCCGACTTCCACCGCCGCTTCATGCGCGGCCGCGTCACCCTCATCGGCTGCCCTAAGCTCGACGCCGTCAACTACGCGGAAAAACTTGGAGAAATCCTGCGTCAGAACTCCGTGCGCAGCATTACCGTCGTCCGCATGGACGTCCCCTGCTGCGGCGGCATGGAACTCGCCGTCCAAAAGGCCGTCGCCGCCTGCGGACGCAACATCCCCTGCGAAGTCGTCACCATTGCCCGCAACGGCAACATCCTCCCCGCCGCTCCGAAACTCCGTCCCCTGCTGTAG
- a CDS encoding HD domain-containing protein yields MDATDRIFLAMIDYFANDPKRIQHLTKVHAFARLIGREEQLDARTQFVLESAALVHDIGIRPAETKFGSCSGALQEQEGPAEARRLLENLDIDPDVVNRVCFLVGHHHTYTDIHDPDYQILVEADFLVNLYEDNESKHAASAALRRIFRTPSGSRICKTMFGLEEE; encoded by the coding sequence ATGGATGCCACGGACCGCATCTTTCTTGCCATGATCGACTACTTTGCCAATGATCCCAAAAGGATCCAGCACCTGACCAAGGTACACGCCTTCGCCCGGCTCATCGGACGCGAAGAGCAGCTCGACGCCCGCACGCAGTTCGTGCTCGAATCCGCGGCCCTCGTTCACGATATCGGCATCCGCCCGGCCGAAACCAAGTTCGGAAGCTGCTCCGGCGCGCTCCAGGAACAGGAAGGCCCCGCCGAAGCCCGCCGCCTGCTCGAAAACCTCGATATCGACCCCGACGTCGTCAACCGCGTCTGCTTCCTCGTGGGACACCACCATACCTACACCGATATCCACGACCCCGACTACCAGATCCTCGTTGAGGCCGACTTCCTCGTCAACCTCTACGAAGACAACGAAAGCAAACACGCCGCCTCCGCCGCCCTCCGCCGCATCTTCCGCACCCCCTCCGGATCAAGAATCTGCAAAACCATGTTCGGACTCGAAGAAGAATAG
- the dctP gene encoding TRAP transporter substrate-binding protein DctP, which yields MKKSLAVLMSLAMLLAGSVAAEAKITLKVANSGPDTPENRTVCAADVYTDMVRKATNGEVELVFYHASKLGGEAEALEGIQMGTIDMGTLTSGPAANFVPQTMVFDIPYLIQSSPAGWEFLKSDFVKKLSDEFCKRTGVRILAVAEHGFRHFTAKGVELKSPADMKDLKIRVMENPAHMAMTRGLGASPTPISYSELYMALQQGVVDGMECPIANIHDSKFYEVLDSLVLDGHLYGPLLIFINEDKFQSLTPAQQEALYKGAQAFCIVHAGITAASDAAALKDMADKGMKIHQPTPEEQKMFREAAQPAALKIIADRVGQQWVDDAIKAANEAEAKVAGHEQQLMDECIREAQEMVKIARSGK from the coding sequence TTGAAAAAGTCTCTTGCAGTTCTCATGTCTCTGGCCATGCTTCTCGCCGGCTCCGTCGCCGCTGAGGCCAAAATCACCCTCAAGGTGGCCAACTCCGGCCCCGACACCCCGGAAAACCGCACCGTCTGCGCGGCCGACGTCTATACCGACATGGTCCGCAAAGCCACCAACGGCGAAGTCGAACTCGTGTTCTATCACGCGAGCAAGCTCGGCGGCGAAGCCGAAGCCCTAGAAGGCATTCAGATGGGCACCATCGACATGGGCACCCTCACGAGCGGCCCTGCCGCCAACTTCGTGCCCCAGACCATGGTGTTCGACATTCCCTACCTCATTCAGAGCAGCCCCGCGGGCTGGGAATTTCTGAAGTCCGACTTCGTGAAGAAGCTTTCCGACGAATTCTGCAAGAGAACCGGCGTGCGCATTCTCGCCGTGGCCGAACACGGCTTCCGTCACTTCACCGCCAAGGGCGTGGAACTGAAGAGCCCCGCCGACATGAAGGATCTCAAGATCCGCGTGATGGAAAACCCCGCCCACATGGCCATGACCCGCGGCCTCGGCGCTTCCCCCACTCCCATTTCCTACAGCGAGCTCTACATGGCCCTGCAGCAGGGCGTGGTGGACGGCATGGAATGCCCCATCGCCAACATTCACGACTCCAAGTTCTACGAAGTGCTGGACAGCCTCGTGCTTGACGGTCATCTCTACGGCCCGCTGCTCATCTTCATCAACGAAGACAAGTTCCAGAGCCTGACCCCCGCCCAGCAGGAAGCCCTCTACAAGGGCGCGCAGGCCTTCTGCATCGTGCACGCCGGCATCACCGCCGCAAGCGACGCCGCCGCCCTCAAGGACATGGCCGACAAGGGCATGAAGATTCATCAGCCCACCCCCGAAGAACAGAAGATGTTCCGCGAAGCCGCCCAGCCCGCCGCCCTCAAGATCATTGCCGACCGCGTCGGTCAGCAGTGGGTCGACGACGCCATCAAGGCCGCGAACGAGGCCGAAGCCAAGGTCGCCGGCCACGAACAGCAGCTCATGGATGAATGCATCCGCGAAGCTCAGGAAATGGTGAAGATCGCCCGTTCCGGCAAGTAG